Sequence from the Notolabrus celidotus isolate fNotCel1 chromosome 14, fNotCel1.pri, whole genome shotgun sequence genome:
TCCTCTCACTTTAAATCATCATCATGTATGTCCAGGAAAGTCTGAAATGTCTCTGCTCATGCCAGCTCTTCAGTCTAAAGAGGAAGCAGTTAAATGTAGCAGAGCTCTGCTGCCAAAGTTATTACACACTACAACAGCTATCAGTTATTAGCATACCACAACAGGACATTTTCCACTCATTTGAATGACCCAGCAAAATTTACATCATAGCTTCTGATACAAAGTCCACCCTGCTCTGTGTGAAGAGCTCATGAGATAAAAGCCTGACTCTCCTCTAAATCAATGAAGCTGCTTTCTCTAGAGACTCTGCTTGTGAAATGATCAAAGAGAAGCAAGAAATCTGCTCGATTTCAACCTTCAGTCCGCTGATAGTCCAGATTTCTCAACAAAAGACCAAAGTATCTCAGCTCGACAGATAAGAAGTGTCTTCATGCTTCAATCTACTGCTCCCCTCTGCCTCCTTTCTTttcaacaaactcaaacacagctCTTTGCAGTAGGAAGGAATCAGCTAACAACTGTGAGTGAATACAACAGCATTATCTGCATAGGTAAACTCAAATAATCCCCTTTTTGCTCTAAGTCCAAGGTCTCACCTTTACTGGCCATTTTGGTTGCAGCTCCCAGTGTTTCCTCTCACATACAGACTCTTCCCCGCTGTGCTCCCCTCACCCCTCTGAGCTGTTTTTGGCCACCCCCCTGCTCGCTCAGCAGTCCAAAGGCCTGACAGCCCAAAATAATCTTGTTCACAGCACCGCCCACCACGGTACAAAGACCCCAAGAGCTTCACACAAATGAGCTGATGACAGAATAGATGATTTACAACATTTACAGAATTACTAcaacttcataaaaacaaaagttcaTGTTGAAGCTGAATGATTCATTTGATGTATTCCACCATGCACTCAGATGTAAGGCTGTGCTTCTATTCATGCCCTGTCTAACACCTGAAACAGGAGAACCAGGGTTTCTTTTCTGTTATGTCACCACATGGAACAGTGCGACCAGTTCTTGTAATATATAGACGAGTGGCTTGATTCCATACTTTTTCTAGTTACGTTGCTAAAAATAAAGCTTATGTTATCATTAAAAGAACTTTAAAGAAGAAATGCGAAAGCAACTATTATAGACCAAATTGTTATTTTCCATGTTTCCCTGATTATTATAACACCTAGTTTGCCAGTAGAACTCCAGAGCTGTGAAAAACAACCttgtgtttaaagctcctgtgaagaactttcaATTTGTGTTGCTTTTGGCGCACCATGTGGTCAAAGCCTTATCTCATTGCTGAtttatcatatatatatatgaaagtCTGCTTTTTAAACAAGAAATCTTGTCCTACTTCCtgttaacagtcaaatgtatcaataaatgtcaatattttatatgggaaatgtaaataaagtctgtttttgcAACAAGCTGTGAAACTCCTCGTCTGACACTGACTCCTCACAGCCgtaacagactttaaaactaGTTATAGAAATGATCAGTGTTGTCGAttgtggtcttgtttgcttttgttggtcaaAAAAGGGACACCAGTAATACTTTCCGTTTGATTCATAAATAGTTAAAAActataggagctttaatctaATATTAAACTGAGCATCTGATCTGTAATTATAACCTTAAAGACATTAGGATGAAGCTGGTATTAGAACAAAGCACAAATTCCTTGCCTTCCTCAACAAGTAGGGTTTGGTGTTATGTTAAATGTTCTGATAGTGCTGTTATGATACATAAGTTTTAATCACCATGGTGGGAATCCACTTTTTTCTACATTCTTCACAAAACACAGTTTCTTCTTTTACCAAAACAGGCTTTACAATCTCTACAAAATCAGCAGTACAAGAACTTCAGCACATTACAAAACGTCACATCTGACTGCAAATCAAATCCCGGCAGTAGATATTTGACTTTTCTCTTAATGCTGTGCTACACTCACACATTAGTCGCCAATAAAGCAATGAGGTTAAGTTTGCAAGGCCTTAAAAGTAGATAATCAAACCAGATGAAACATGATGCCCCAATGGAAGCATGTGGGCTATTTATTCAGGACACCCTAAACTCTGTCATCAACCTGACCACACATTCATCAGTGTGAGGGTGTGCTGCCCCCCCACATCCACTAAAATAAGACAGAGCTCTACTCTGACTGGAGGTCCACTTAAAATACCAGCAAGCCATAAGACTAGACGttatctctctgcctctcactcaTTCTCTATTTTTCTGCGCCTCGCTGCACAAAAACACTCTGCATtgatctgtctctttttctgctaGTGGCAAAGAGTGATTCATTCTGACATCAGCACTGATGGCATGCAAGACCAAAAAGTCAGCCAGAAACGTTCTCCCCATCATTAGCTTCATCATCCCCTAAATTCTGAGAGAAGGTTACTATGGAGACACAGTGAACAGCCAGGAGTCCATGGGGTCCGTCTATCTTTGTCCGCCTGCTGCTGAAGGTCCATGCTAATAGCGAAATCTgatattgtctttatttgaagaaTCGATAAACCGGCAGGGTAGAAGCATCTTACTCAGCAacaagacagagacacagaagggagggggaggggtttgAGGAGAGGGGTCAGAGGAGTGATAACTTTAAAGATACAGGTATGAATGTTTTACCTGCTATGTGTGTGCATACTGTCGGCTCCTCTGATAGGCTAAGTGCTGAAAACCAGTGATCGCTGACCAGCTGTTCCTGAGAACTTAGACCGATGGCAGCTTGCGATGAAGTCGCCAGACCTCGGGGTCGCACGGATGTGAGCAGCTTTACTGAAATGGTTTCCCTGGAGATGGGAGACTCTGACTCTGGGGTTGAGgatgctgcttctgctgctgctgggaaaCAAGAGATGAAGTCACCATGATGATGGCAACACCGCCTTGACGCACACACTTTGCTTGTAGTCTTTGTTGGGAAACGATGGGCTGCttataaaaggtaaaaatgtcCTAATATATGTGATAAAGAAGAAGATATGGACAATCTGATAATATGATTTACAAATATCTTGACGTATCAAAATCTCTAGGGGCTTTCATTGGAAAAACACTCCCTGACATCTTCCCATCATTTACATTTAGTCATGTGACTACATAATGTCTGCCTTCAtgccaaatcaaatcaagtcagCCTAAAGGTAAGACATTTAAGGCCGTCATGAATACGAACATGTGACCATTTTCTGGTATAGCATGGTTTTATACTTGTGCCAGCAGAGAGTGAGGTCGAAAAAGGAAGAAATATCCAtgcaaagaaacagaagaatgaACAATCACAGTAATTGGAGAAGCGAAAAACTAGATCAAGAAATCATGTAAATAGTCTcctcaaacaacacaaaaaaccaACCCTCCAACCTCACCCTGAAGTGTCCGTGAGGGACTCTGATCCTGTGATGACTGAGACCGAGAAGAAACAAGGACAGTCTGGGTCTGACTGCTCATAGTCTCCTCTCTTTGGACTCTCTCCTGAGTTTCTTGTTCAAGATTCTGGGTCGAGGGCTGGATTGTAATAGTCCCAGTTTGGCTTTGCAGCTCCCTCCTTGCTGTTgccctctcctgctctctcctttcctcctcttcttcttgatTGAGGAAGGCTTGAGGGTCCCAGTCCACGTCGGGAGAGTCCAACAGTGTTTCCAGGGTGTCTGTGCGGATCAGAGGAGTGCGACTCCCACGTGAGCCGGCCCTGCGTCGGTCACGGAAGTGTCGCGAGGCTCCCACCGCTTCGGGCTCGGCGATGGCGATGTAAGAGAAAGTCAGTTCGAAGGAGTGCTGCCGCGGCGTGCCccagatggagggagatgaGGCCAATCCGTCCTCATCATCTGGATCTCCACTCcctccttcatcatcatcatcgtcatcatcagaCCATTCCCTGGCTGTTTGCAGCTCGCAGAGCTCCGACTCCTCGTTTCCACCTGAATGGAGACAAACAGAGCAATGTTGTCATCCCAGAACTCCCAATTACAGAAACACTGCTTCCAACAGTGTGTGTACTAGTTCTGTGTCAAACAAGGGGAGTTATCTAGCTTGCAATAAATAGATATGTCAGATGAAAGCAGCTAGGTGTGTCTCTTGATGATGTCAGGTAAAAAGGAGTGTCACTTCCACAGTGAATGAAACCCTCTTTGATGAGTGAATAAACACTTTGCCTTCcaaaaatgttctcttttttttaaaacgtgGATCCTCAGTGGGAGTGTTTCTCAGGGTTAAAGAGGCTTTCAGGTGTTTTCTTCAAGTGTTAGTTCAAAAGAGAGGCTTCAGACAGCAGGAATCACTTTTTAATGGAAATGTTACCTGATAGAATCTGTCAGTGGATAGACAGTCCAATACAAATATAATTACCAGTTTATAAGATGAGCTGCTTTTTCCATTTCTGCTGCACCTCTCTTTCTCGAACTGAAGTTGTTGACAGTTTTTGACATTACCATTGTTCAAATCCGTCTGATTGTcttaaaaatcatttttaattacCTGTTATTGTTGATAATAGTCACAGTTACCAAAGTAACATAATTACCCGGCTTCAAATCTCCTTTTAACTTTATCTTCAACATCCCTGGACCATTTCTCTATCACTGGATTTAACAAGAGGAATGAAAATGCTCATTTAATCAACCACTTTGTGTCATGGTCTATGTACTAAATTGAGTTGtctctttaaagaaaaaaaaacatgtatcaaATGAACAAGAGAAACATTGTTGGACACATCATATTCTCTTGTTTCTGTCCTTTCCCCCTCCACATTGCCTACATAAAACtactcttttttaaatgtaaacactACTGTTTCATCTGTTTTCTTGGTTTTCTATGagcttttaaatgtcttttgaGTGTGGTTTTCATATAAACCATACCCTGGCTTCTACCAtgctttctatttttttatgcGCTTCATACTTTGTATTCTTGTGTGAAACAAACAATCTTAACTAAACTAGACAAGCTTCATTACCATCAGTGCATGGGGGTGTAGAGTCCGGAGTGGACGCCACGGAGCCATATTCCTctggaagaaaacaaaatatgacATTATTCTATAAAAGAACATGCAATAGAAAAGCGTTACTGGAAATATGagtgttttgttgctgttttaacaTGCAGTTAAATAATCTCACATTAAATCACCTGTAAGgattttttaactggttatggaACCAACTGAATTTAATACTGACCCCTCTTTTTGcccaacaaaagaaaaccagCGCATTGGCGACAAGATGGATTCTTTCAAAATAGTTACTTATAACGTCTGAAACCGCTGCTGTAGGGTAGGTGCCAGGGGAAGTGATTAACCGTATgcagcagaaacagactttGTTTAAACTTTTCAAGGCAAAGATTCTTGATGAGTGCTATGTTtgattgttaaaataaaaaagttggaATATTTGGTTAATAGCGCCacttaaaaggtacagtgtgtagaatttagggGGACAAACTTGGTagaaatagaatataataatCATTAGTATGTTTAAAGTTGTTAACGTATAATGAGCCTTTATAGCTACATAGGAGCGggtccccttccatggaggctgccatcttgcatggccatgtttctacagtagcacagaatggaAAAACTCATAACATATGCAATtctgtatttagtgagtggtcggataaagaagaagaagatcagaagaagaagaagagagtggttgttgtgtgcTAAATAATTTGTATTCATAGGAGATATTGATGGTAGAAACTTGActaatggaggatcatacttatcatgcatcacagcagcttcttgtcttTAAAGGCAAGAGCTGCTAACAACAACGAGggatgagcaagggagcgtttcaatccAGAATCTGATTGCTAGTTGgttatttctacacactgtacctttaacatgTATAGGACttaatcagcaaagagatatgCTGCTCTGCTTTGTCAATTATTGACACATACAGAAAGTTCCTCATTGGAGCTTTAATAGAACAATGCCTTGCAAAATATCTAGTGTAGATATACAAACATAGACTGACAGAGTAACTACAATGAGCTGTGCTATATCTGTTTGAATTTGATTTCACTTTACAAGACTGATAGTTAAGCTAGTTGAGAAAcatgctgaaaaagaaaaatgctgctCTATGTAACACTACATGTAAATCAACATCAGACATAGTAATCCATTTGCATACTGCAGGTCAACGGCTACAGACTTATATCCTTTCAGAGCTGAACTGGCAGCACTAAAGGCCTTCACTACATTAGATAGCCAGCATGACATTAGCTAATAAATCCCCCAGGCAgtgcaaacagagcagcatATCCTCTGTATAAACACCTTCAACTCTTCAAAATACACTTTTGATTGAATGAAGCGGGTATAATCTGAACTTTATGACAAGTAAGTCATATAAATAAAGGCATAACAGAAGCTCTATTTGAGAAATAACTTGCATTCTTTTAAAGCAGAGCCTTCTTGCACACGGCCACATGAGCATGTATGAATCAATAGGAGCAGAGCAACAGAATATGTCTTCCTTTCTGCACTGCATCCGTCCACTCAGCCATGTGTTTATTAAAGGTACGAGCATGAGAGAGGAATGGAGAGTAAGCAGAAAGGGGAGGGAGGGTTTGAGCTAGCACATATGATGCTTTGCTTACAGCAGTTAGCAAGCAAAGATGCTGAACTAGAATATGTTAAAGTGAGATATTGAATAAATACAGGTGAAAGAGGCAGAACAAAAGCAGACTCACGGCAGTGGGAGAATCCTAAAACCTGGCCCATGCTCCATCAAGGCATCGCTGGGCCCATCCAGTCTGGaagccccccccctcctccccgcttcctcctctgctgccgGCTCTTACGTCCTGTAGatatgctctctctctctcttcccttttctcctcctcctccttctgtttcTTGGTCCTCTGTACAgcagcttcctctctctcctgcctccAGTTCCGTCACTCAGCAGCCCCGCCCTGCCTGCCTCCCTCCAccatcctccctcctcccttcatctcctcctctggcATGGCTATGGCTGCAGGGGTTGTAATACAGCAAAGAGACAGCAGCATGGGAGCGTGTGTCCCTGCGCCTGTCTGAGTCTGCTGTCATTTCCCATTCACAGCTTCTGTGTGTCTCTTCCTCCCTCGTCATGTGATTTCATCTCAGGATCCTATAGggggaggcaggaggagagggagtaACAAgtcattaataataaataacttaaCATATACGAACATGAAGTGAGGAGAT
This genomic interval carries:
- the rtn2a gene encoding reticulon-2a isoform X2, yielding MGQVLGFSHCQEYGSVASTPDSTPPCTDGGNEESELCELQTAREWSDDDDDDDEGGSGDPDDEDGLASSPSIWGTPRQHSFELTFSYIAIAEPEAVGASRHFRDRRRAGSRGSRTPLIRTDTLETLLDSPDVDWDPQAFLNQEEEEERREQERATARRELQSQTGTITIQPSTQNLEQETQERVQREETMSSQTQTVLVSSRSQSSQDQSPSRTLQAAEAASSTPESESPISRETISVKLLTSVRPRGLATSSQAAIGLSSQEQLVSDHWFSALSLSEEPTVCTHIAVMDLIYWKETERTGMVLTGLVVGLLSLFQLSIITVVSTVCLAVMCFTISVRLYYQILFILSWGDGEHPFKTYLDLDISFSGEDADRYMQTAIVLAVSAVDSLRKLFFVGNVFESLKLLVLMYLVTFLGDLCNGLTLLIISVIAVFSLPLFYRQRQEQVDSYIAKIQAQIDNIKDTFQRLAQGGGPPPDPTPGGAKPNAQ
- the rtn2a gene encoding reticulon-2a isoform X1, producing MGQVLGFSHCQEYGSVASTPDSTPPCTDGGNEESELCELQTAREWSDDDDDDDEGGSGDPDDEDGLASSPSIWGTPRQHSFELTFSYIAIAEPEAVGASRHFRDRRRAGSRGSRTPLIRTDTLETLLDSPDVDWDPQAFLNQEEEEERREQERATARRELQSQTGTITIQPSTQNLEQETQERVQREETMSSQTQTVLVSSRSQSSQDQSPSRTLQAAAEAASSTPESESPISRETISVKLLTSVRPRGLATSSQAAIGLSSQEQLVSDHWFSALSLSEEPTVCTHIAVMDLIYWKETERTGMVLTGLVVGLLSLFQLSIITVVSTVCLAVMCFTISVRLYYQILFILSWGDGEHPFKTYLDLDISFSGEDADRYMQTAIVLAVSAVDSLRKLFFVGNVFESLKLLVLMYLVTFLGDLCNGLTLLIISVIAVFSLPLFYRQRQEQVDSYIAKIQAQIDNIKDTFQRLAQGGGPPPDPTPGGAKPNAQ